Proteins from a genomic interval of Oreochromis aureus strain Israel breed Guangdong linkage group 6, ZZ_aureus, whole genome shotgun sequence:
- the rps19bp1 gene encoding ribosomal protein S19 binding protein 1 isoform X2, with product MAIKDVTKVKKKQQQTPSSATVMELVSTKRQGVTKQVKRLQGRLGPGKSKATVKDKRIKSAVEEFRKKQGKSHLSENLKYFMETGCKATDSDTLKIVNHNKGRQSRNHPDRPAKKAKEAKSLFTEEEFQQFQKEYFGRTVEEKK from the exons ATGGCCATCAAAG ATGTCACTAaagtgaagaagaagcagcagcagacccCCAGCTCAGCCACAGTGATGGAGCTGGTGAGCACCAAGCGGCAGGGAGTTACCAAGCAGGTCAAAAGACTGCAAGGCCGTCTCGGGCCTGGCAAGAGCAAAGCCACTGTTAAAGACAAGAGGATCAAGTCTGCAGTGG AGGAGTTCAGGAAGAAGCAGGGGAAGAGCCATTTGAGTGAGAACCTCAAATACTTTATGGAAACTGGCTGTAAAGCAACAGATTCTGACACACTGAAG ATCGTGAACCACAATAAAGGGAGGCAGTCAAGAAATCACCCGGACAGGCCTGCGAAGAAGGCCAAAGAGGCAAAGTCTTTGTTCACTGAGGAGGAGTTCCAGCAGTTTCAGAAGGAATACTTTGGCAGGACTGTggaggaaaagaaatga
- the LOC116312587 gene encoding 3-mercaptopyruvate sulfurtransferase → MALQATALVTSKWLAQAVKVQGKMRVLDTSWYLPKLRRNAKSEFKKKHVPGAAFFDIDQCCDKTSPLDHMLPSEDYFAEYVGKLGIENDTHVVVYDGSEFGAFSAPRVWWMFRVFGHSAVSMLNGGLRNWELEGRPVSDRYVRPTATEFKASLNRSWIKTYEDILDNLETKEFQVVDARPTGRFKGLDPEPRDNTEPGHIPGSISIPFHSFLSPSGHFLPKEQLQALFARAGVDLDRPLCVLCGSAVTACHVAVAAHECGHPGVSVYDGGWSEWYTRAVPEHVISDGRGKHL, encoded by the exons ATGGCTCTCCAAGCCACCGCTCTGGTCACCTCTAAGTGGCTGGCTCAGGCTGTAAAGGTCCAGGGGAAAATGCGGGTCTTGGACACTTCGTGGTATTTACCCAAACTGCGGAGAAACGCAAAGAGCGAGTTCAAGAAGAAGCACGTGCCGGGAGCAGCTTTCTTTGACATTGACCAGTGCTGCGATAAAACCTCTCCTCTGGACCATATGTTGCCGTCAGAGGACTATTTTGCGGAATACGTCGGGAAATTGGGAATAGAAAACGACACGCACGTCGTGGTCTACGATGGCAGCGAGTTCGGGGCGTTCTCGGCGCCCCGTGTGTGGTGGATGTTCCGGGTGTTTGGGCACAGTGCGGTCTCTATGCTCAATGGGGGGCTCAGGAACTGGGAGCTGGAGGGTCGACCTGTGAGTGACCGGTACGTCAGACCCACAGCGACCGAGTTCAAAGCCTCTCTGAACCGCTCGTGGATTAAAACCTACGAGGATATCCTGGATAACCTGGAGACTAAAGAGTTCCAGGTGGTGGATGCCAGGCCCACAGGCAGGTTCAAAGGACTGGACCCTGAACCCAGAGACA ACACAGAGCCGGGCCACATCCCTGGCTCCATCAGCATTCCTTTCCACTCCTTCCTGTCACCTTCTGGTCACTTCCTGCCAAAGGAACAACTCCAGGCTCTGTTCGCCCGTGCTGGTGTGGATCTCGACCGCCCGCTTTGTGTCTTATGCGGCTCTGCAGTGACCGCGTGCCACGTGGCGGTGGCGGCCCACGAGTGTGGGCACCCGGGGGTGTCAGTGTACGACGGTGGGTGGTCGGAGTGGTACACCCGCGCCGTGCCCGAGCACGTCATATCAGATGGCAGAGGGAAACATTTGTGA
- the rps19bp1 gene encoding ribosomal protein S19 binding protein 1 isoform X1 yields the protein MSASLIRRGLELLSNDIKDVTKVKKKQQQTPSSATVMELVSTKRQGVTKQVKRLQGRLGPGKSKATVKDKRIKSAVEEFRKKQGKSHLSENLKYFMETGCKATDSDTLKIVNHNKGRQSRNHPDRPAKKAKEAKSLFTEEEFQQFQKEYFGRTVEEKK from the exons ATGTCGGCTTCGTTGATCAGGAGAGGACTGGAGCTGCTGAGCAATGACATTAAAG ATGTCACTAaagtgaagaagaagcagcagcagacccCCAGCTCAGCCACAGTGATGGAGCTGGTGAGCACCAAGCGGCAGGGAGTTACCAAGCAGGTCAAAAGACTGCAAGGCCGTCTCGGGCCTGGCAAGAGCAAAGCCACTGTTAAAGACAAGAGGATCAAGTCTGCAGTGG AGGAGTTCAGGAAGAAGCAGGGGAAGAGCCATTTGAGTGAGAACCTCAAATACTTTATGGAAACTGGCTGTAAAGCAACAGATTCTGACACACTGAAG ATCGTGAACCACAATAAAGGGAGGCAGTCAAGAAATCACCCGGACAGGCCTGCGAAGAAGGCCAAAGAGGCAAAGTCTTTGTTCACTGAGGAGGAGTTCCAGCAGTTTCAGAAGGAATACTTTGGCAGGACTGTggaggaaaagaaatga